The following proteins are encoded in a genomic region of Hirundo rustica isolate bHirRus1 chromosome 3, bHirRus1.pri.v3, whole genome shotgun sequence:
- the PTK7 gene encoding inactive tyrosine-protein kinase 7 isoform X2, translating to MAAARRMAAVRALLVLAVGTQASILFTKEPYSQDALHGRGAILRCEVKEPADVEFQWLQNGLPVQDTEQRFKEGSNLQFAAVDRHRDAGVFQCLARNVLSGEEARSANASFNIKWIETGSVVLKQPASVAEIQPSSTVVLRCHIDGHPRPTWQWFRDGSPLPEGRGTYSVSSKERTLTLQSAGPDDNGLYYCCARSAVGFVCSHNNFTLNVVDESFPQAVIVPQDLIVTKNEEAMFDCQFAAVPPPTQEWLFEDNPISNRSKITVFANGSLLITQVRARSTGVYKCVGRGQRGKTLVLKATLRLAEIEDMAPFSPKVLTANQGHRVSCPAPQGVPTPQVWWERNQERVPTAGRVYQEAEQLIFTSITETDAGIYTCHAANKAGEKKQELSVTVATVPKWVEMPKDSQLEESKPGYLHCLSKASLKPTVTWYRNGVSISEDSRFEISENGTLRINNVEVYDGTMYKCVSSTPAGSIEGYARVHVLEKLKFTPPPQPLQCMEFDKEVTVSCSATGREKPTIQWTKTDGSSLPSHVSHNAGILSFHKVSRSDSGNYTCIASNRPQGEIRATVQLVVAVFVTFKLEPEPTTVYQGHTAMFQCQAEGDPIPHIQWKGKDKILDPGKLLPRIQIMPNGSLVIYDVTTEDSGKYTCIAGNSCNIKHREAFLYVVDKPAAEEDEGPGSHTPYKMIQTIGLSVGAAVAYIIIVLGLMFYCKKRRKAKRLKKHPEGEEPEMECLNGGALLQNGQMTAEIQEEVALTNLGGSSGASKRHSATDKMHFPRSNLQTITTLGRGEFGEVFLAKAKGAEDGEGEVLVLVKSLQTRDEQLQLDFRREAEMFGKLNHANVVRLLGLCREAEPHYMVLEYVDLGDLKQFLRISKSKDESLKPQPLTTKHKVSLCTQVALGMEHLSNGRFVHRDLAARNCLVSAQRQVKVSSLSLSKDVYNSEYYHFRQAWIPLRWMPPEAVLEDEFSTKSDVWSFGVLMWEVFTHGEMPYAPLADDEVLAGLQSGKTKLPQPEGCPSRLAKLMQRCWAPSPKDRPSFSELATTLGDSPAESKA from the exons CTGTGGGGACCCAGGCCAGCATCCTTTTCACCAAAGAGCCGTACTCGCAGGATGCCCTGCACGGCCGTGGCGCCATCCTCCGCTGCGAGGTGAAGGAGCCCGCCGACGTGGAGTTCCAGTGGCTGCAGAACGGGCTCCCCGTCCAGGACACGGAGCAGCGCTTCAAGGAGGGCAGCAACCTCCAGTTTGCCGCCGTGGATCGGCACCGGGATGCCGGGGTGTTCCAGTGCCTGGCGAGGAACGTGCTCAGCGGGGAGGAGGCGCGCTCGGCCAACGCGTCCTTCAACATCAAGT GGATTGAGACAGGCAGTGTGGTTCTGAAGCAGCCGGCCAGCGTAGCTGAGATCCAGCCCTCCTCCACGGTGGTGCTGCGGTGTCACATCGATGGCCACCCACG CCCCACGTGGCAGTGGTTTCGGGATGGCAGCCCGCTCCCGGAGGGCCGCGGCACCTACTCTGTCAGCAGCAAGGAGCGCACGCTGACCCTGCAGAGCGCCGGCCCCGACGACAACGGGCTGTACTACTGCTGCGCCCGCAGCGCCGTGGGCTTCGTCTGCAGCCACAACAACTTCACGCTCAACGTCGTCG ACGAGAGCTTTCCTCAGGCAGTGATCGTCCCACAGGACCTCATCGTGACCAAGAACGAAGAGGCCATGTTCGACTGCCAGTTTGCAGCTGTGCCCCCTCCCACGCAGGAATGGCTCTTTGAAGACAACCCCATCTCCAACAGATCCAA GATCACCGTGTTTGCCAACGGCTCCCTGCTGATCACCCAGGTGAGGGCTCGCAGCACCGGTGTCTATAAGTGCGTCGGCCGTGGGCAGAGGGGGAAGACTCTCGTGCTGAAGGCAACTCTGCGGCTGGCAG AGATCGAAGACATGGCACCCTTCTCCCCGAAGGTGTTGACAGCGAACCAGGGGCATCGcgtgtcctgccctgccccacaaGGCGTACCCACGCCCCAGGTGTGGTGGGAGAGAAACCAGGAACGAGTTCCCACTGCTGGCAGGGTGTACCAAGAGGCGGAGCAGCTCATTTTCACCAGTATCACCGAGACGGACGCAGGGATCTACACGTGCCATGCTGCCAACAAGGCTGGAGAGaagaagcaggagctgagcGTCACTGTCGCCA CCGTCCCCAAATGGGTGGAGATGCCCAAGGACAGccagctggaggagagcaaGCCAGGATACCTGCACTGCCTCAGTAAAGCCTCCCTGAAACCCACCGTCACCTGGTACCGCAACGGCGTCTCCATTTCGGAG GACTCGCGGTTTGAGATCTCGGAGAACGGCACGCTGCGCATCAACAACGTGGAGGTGTACGATGGCACCATGTACAAGTGTGTGAGCAGCACCCCGGCGGGCAGCATCGAGGGATACGCACGGGTGCACGTGCTGG AGAAGCTGAAGTTCACCCCGCCACCTCAGCCCCTGCAGTGCATGGAGTTTGACAAGGAGGTGACAGTGTCCTGCTCAGCCACGGGCCGGGAAAAACCCACCATCCAGTGGACTAAGACAG atgggagcagcctgccgtCCCACGTCAGCCACAACGCTGGCATCCTGTCCTTCCACAAGGTGAGCAGGAGCGACTCGGGGAACTACACCTGCATCGCCTCCAACCGGCCGCAGGGCGAGATCCGTGCCACCGTGCAGCTCGTGGTAGCAG TTTTCGTCACCTTCAAGCTGGAGCCAGAGCCCACAACGGTGTACCAGGGCCACACAGCCATGTTCCAGTGCCAGGCAGAGGGGGACCCCATACCGCACATccagtggaaagggaaggaCAAGATTTTGGATCCCGGCAAGCTCCTGCCCAG GATTCAGATCATGCCCAACGGCTCCCTGGTGATTTACGATGTCACCACCGAGGACTCTGGAAAATACACCTGCATCGCTGGCAACAGCTGCAACATCAAGCACCGGGAGGCCTTCCTATATGTTGTAG ACaagccagcagcagaagaggatGAGGGGCCTGGCAGCCACACACCCTACAAGATGATCCAGACCATCGGGCTCTCAGTGGGGGCAGCCGTTGCCTACATCATTATTGTGCTGGGGCTGATGTTCTACTGtaagaagaggagaaaagccAAGAGGCTGAAGAAGCACCCAGAGGGCGAGGAGCCTGAAATGGAGTGTCTGAACG GCGGTGCTCTGCTGCAGAACGGGCAGATGACGGCAGAGATTCAGGAAGAAGTGGCCTTGACCAACCTGGGCGGCAGCTCTGGGGCCAGCAAGCGCCACAGCGCCACCGACAAGATGCACTTCCCGCGCTCCAACCTGCAGACAATCACAACCCTGG GCAGGGGGGAGTTTGGTGAGGTGTTCCTGGCCAAGGCCAAAGGCGCAGAGGACGGCGAGGGTgaggtgctggtgctggtgaaGAGCCTGCAGACCAGGGacgagcagctgcagctggactTCCGGCGGGAGGCCGAGATGTTTGGGAAGCTGAACCACGCCAACGTGGTgcggctgctggggctgtgccgcGAGGCAGAGCCTCACTACATGGTGCTGGAGTACGTAGACCTG GGGGACCTGAAGCAGTTTCTGAGGATCTCCAAGAGCAAAGATGAGTCTCTGAAGCCACAGCCACTCACTACCAAACACAAG GTGTCTCTCTGCACGCAGGTGGCCCTGGGCATGGAGCACCTCTCCAACGGCAGGTTCGTGCACCGGGATTTGGCAGCCAGGAATTGCCTGGTCAGCGCCCAGCGGCAGGTCAAGGTCTCATCCCTGAGCCTCAGCAAGGACGTGTACAACAG CGAGTACTACCATTTCCGCCAGGCCTGGATCCCGCTGCGCTGGATGCCACCCGAGGCCGTGCTGGAGGACGAGTTCTCCACCAAGTCGGATGTGTGGTCCTTCGGGGTGCTCATGTGGGAGGTGTTCACGCACGGGGAGATGCCCTACGCTCCACTGGCAGATGATGAGGTCCTAGCAG GTCTGCAGTCGGGAAAGACGAAGCTCCCGCAGCCCGAGGGCTGCCCCTCCCGCCTGGCCAAGCTGATGCAGCGCTGCTGGGCCCCCAGCCCCAAGGACCGGCCCTCCTTCAGCGAGCTTGCCACCACCCTTGGGGACAGCCCTGCCGAGAGCAAAGCCTGA
- the PTK7 gene encoding inactive tyrosine-protein kinase 7 isoform X1, giving the protein MAAARRMAAVRALLVLAVGTQASILFTKEPYSQDALHGRGAILRCEVKEPADVEFQWLQNGLPVQDTEQRFKEGSNLQFAAVDRHRDAGVFQCLARNVLSGEEARSANASFNIKWIETGSVVLKQPASVAEIQPSSTVVLRCHIDGHPRPTWQWFRDGSPLPEGRGTYSVSSKERTLTLQSAGPDDNGLYYCCARSAVGFVCSHNNFTLNVVDESFPQAVIVPQDLIVTKNEEAMFDCQFAAVPPPTQEWLFEDNPISNRSKITVFANGSLLITQVRARSTGVYKCVGRGQRGKTLVLKATLRLAEIEDMAPFSPKVLTANQGHRVSCPAPQGVPTPQVWWERNQERVPTAGRVYQEAEQLIFTSITETDAGIYTCHAANKAGEKKQELSVTVATVPKWVEMPKDSQLEESKPGYLHCLSKASLKPTVTWYRNGVSISEDSRFEISENGTLRINNVEVYDGTMYKCVSSTPAGSIEGYARVHVLEKLKFTPPPQPLQCMEFDKEVTVSCSATGREKPTIQWTKTDGSSLPSHVSHNAGILSFHKVSRSDSGNYTCIASNRPQGEIRATVQLVVAVFVTFKLEPEPTTVYQGHTAMFQCQAEGDPIPHIQWKGKDKILDPGKLLPRIQIMPNGSLVIYDVTTEDSGKYTCIAGNSCNIKHREAFLYVVDKPAAEEDEGPGSHTPYKMIQTIGLSVGAAVAYIIIVLGLMFYCKKRRKAKRLKKHPEGEEPEMECLNGEAGGALLQNGQMTAEIQEEVALTNLGGSSGASKRHSATDKMHFPRSNLQTITTLGRGEFGEVFLAKAKGAEDGEGEVLVLVKSLQTRDEQLQLDFRREAEMFGKLNHANVVRLLGLCREAEPHYMVLEYVDLGDLKQFLRISKSKDESLKPQPLTTKHKVSLCTQVALGMEHLSNGRFVHRDLAARNCLVSAQRQVKVSSLSLSKDVYNSEYYHFRQAWIPLRWMPPEAVLEDEFSTKSDVWSFGVLMWEVFTHGEMPYAPLADDEVLAGLQSGKTKLPQPEGCPSRLAKLMQRCWAPSPKDRPSFSELATTLGDSPAESKA; this is encoded by the exons CTGTGGGGACCCAGGCCAGCATCCTTTTCACCAAAGAGCCGTACTCGCAGGATGCCCTGCACGGCCGTGGCGCCATCCTCCGCTGCGAGGTGAAGGAGCCCGCCGACGTGGAGTTCCAGTGGCTGCAGAACGGGCTCCCCGTCCAGGACACGGAGCAGCGCTTCAAGGAGGGCAGCAACCTCCAGTTTGCCGCCGTGGATCGGCACCGGGATGCCGGGGTGTTCCAGTGCCTGGCGAGGAACGTGCTCAGCGGGGAGGAGGCGCGCTCGGCCAACGCGTCCTTCAACATCAAGT GGATTGAGACAGGCAGTGTGGTTCTGAAGCAGCCGGCCAGCGTAGCTGAGATCCAGCCCTCCTCCACGGTGGTGCTGCGGTGTCACATCGATGGCCACCCACG CCCCACGTGGCAGTGGTTTCGGGATGGCAGCCCGCTCCCGGAGGGCCGCGGCACCTACTCTGTCAGCAGCAAGGAGCGCACGCTGACCCTGCAGAGCGCCGGCCCCGACGACAACGGGCTGTACTACTGCTGCGCCCGCAGCGCCGTGGGCTTCGTCTGCAGCCACAACAACTTCACGCTCAACGTCGTCG ACGAGAGCTTTCCTCAGGCAGTGATCGTCCCACAGGACCTCATCGTGACCAAGAACGAAGAGGCCATGTTCGACTGCCAGTTTGCAGCTGTGCCCCCTCCCACGCAGGAATGGCTCTTTGAAGACAACCCCATCTCCAACAGATCCAA GATCACCGTGTTTGCCAACGGCTCCCTGCTGATCACCCAGGTGAGGGCTCGCAGCACCGGTGTCTATAAGTGCGTCGGCCGTGGGCAGAGGGGGAAGACTCTCGTGCTGAAGGCAACTCTGCGGCTGGCAG AGATCGAAGACATGGCACCCTTCTCCCCGAAGGTGTTGACAGCGAACCAGGGGCATCGcgtgtcctgccctgccccacaaGGCGTACCCACGCCCCAGGTGTGGTGGGAGAGAAACCAGGAACGAGTTCCCACTGCTGGCAGGGTGTACCAAGAGGCGGAGCAGCTCATTTTCACCAGTATCACCGAGACGGACGCAGGGATCTACACGTGCCATGCTGCCAACAAGGCTGGAGAGaagaagcaggagctgagcGTCACTGTCGCCA CCGTCCCCAAATGGGTGGAGATGCCCAAGGACAGccagctggaggagagcaaGCCAGGATACCTGCACTGCCTCAGTAAAGCCTCCCTGAAACCCACCGTCACCTGGTACCGCAACGGCGTCTCCATTTCGGAG GACTCGCGGTTTGAGATCTCGGAGAACGGCACGCTGCGCATCAACAACGTGGAGGTGTACGATGGCACCATGTACAAGTGTGTGAGCAGCACCCCGGCGGGCAGCATCGAGGGATACGCACGGGTGCACGTGCTGG AGAAGCTGAAGTTCACCCCGCCACCTCAGCCCCTGCAGTGCATGGAGTTTGACAAGGAGGTGACAGTGTCCTGCTCAGCCACGGGCCGGGAAAAACCCACCATCCAGTGGACTAAGACAG atgggagcagcctgccgtCCCACGTCAGCCACAACGCTGGCATCCTGTCCTTCCACAAGGTGAGCAGGAGCGACTCGGGGAACTACACCTGCATCGCCTCCAACCGGCCGCAGGGCGAGATCCGTGCCACCGTGCAGCTCGTGGTAGCAG TTTTCGTCACCTTCAAGCTGGAGCCAGAGCCCACAACGGTGTACCAGGGCCACACAGCCATGTTCCAGTGCCAGGCAGAGGGGGACCCCATACCGCACATccagtggaaagggaaggaCAAGATTTTGGATCCCGGCAAGCTCCTGCCCAG GATTCAGATCATGCCCAACGGCTCCCTGGTGATTTACGATGTCACCACCGAGGACTCTGGAAAATACACCTGCATCGCTGGCAACAGCTGCAACATCAAGCACCGGGAGGCCTTCCTATATGTTGTAG ACaagccagcagcagaagaggatGAGGGGCCTGGCAGCCACACACCCTACAAGATGATCCAGACCATCGGGCTCTCAGTGGGGGCAGCCGTTGCCTACATCATTATTGTGCTGGGGCTGATGTTCTACTGtaagaagaggagaaaagccAAGAGGCTGAAGAAGCACCCAGAGGGCGAGGAGCCTGAAATGGAGTGTCTGAACGGTGAGGCCG GCGGTGCTCTGCTGCAGAACGGGCAGATGACGGCAGAGATTCAGGAAGAAGTGGCCTTGACCAACCTGGGCGGCAGCTCTGGGGCCAGCAAGCGCCACAGCGCCACCGACAAGATGCACTTCCCGCGCTCCAACCTGCAGACAATCACAACCCTGG GCAGGGGGGAGTTTGGTGAGGTGTTCCTGGCCAAGGCCAAAGGCGCAGAGGACGGCGAGGGTgaggtgctggtgctggtgaaGAGCCTGCAGACCAGGGacgagcagctgcagctggactTCCGGCGGGAGGCCGAGATGTTTGGGAAGCTGAACCACGCCAACGTGGTgcggctgctggggctgtgccgcGAGGCAGAGCCTCACTACATGGTGCTGGAGTACGTAGACCTG GGGGACCTGAAGCAGTTTCTGAGGATCTCCAAGAGCAAAGATGAGTCTCTGAAGCCACAGCCACTCACTACCAAACACAAG GTGTCTCTCTGCACGCAGGTGGCCCTGGGCATGGAGCACCTCTCCAACGGCAGGTTCGTGCACCGGGATTTGGCAGCCAGGAATTGCCTGGTCAGCGCCCAGCGGCAGGTCAAGGTCTCATCCCTGAGCCTCAGCAAGGACGTGTACAACAG CGAGTACTACCATTTCCGCCAGGCCTGGATCCCGCTGCGCTGGATGCCACCCGAGGCCGTGCTGGAGGACGAGTTCTCCACCAAGTCGGATGTGTGGTCCTTCGGGGTGCTCATGTGGGAGGTGTTCACGCACGGGGAGATGCCCTACGCTCCACTGGCAGATGATGAGGTCCTAGCAG GTCTGCAGTCGGGAAAGACGAAGCTCCCGCAGCCCGAGGGCTGCCCCTCCCGCCTGGCCAAGCTGATGCAGCGCTGCTGGGCCCCCAGCCCCAAGGACCGGCCCTCCTTCAGCGAGCTTGCCACCACCCTTGGGGACAGCCCTGCCGAGAGCAAAGCCTGA